AAGACTTCCAAGCCTGTCAATTACTGCTGAAGGAATTGCAAAAAAGAAAACTAATGCAAAAATTACAAAGGAAAGGATTGCTAAAATAAAAGAGACAATTATAAGGGATGGAATATTAAATACAAGAGCAAGAACAGTAGGGATTAAGATAAAAAACATGGATATGGATATAAAAACAAGGGAAACTATACCAAGTATAAAGAGTACCTTTCCCTGCTTCAGCGTGTTTATGAGTGCTCTTATGAGGGATATCTCTCTCTCATTGTGATAGTCCTCTGCTATAACAGAGTACATACCGTATATTATCATATCCAGGGCAAGAAGAAAGATAGAAAACAGGGCAAGAAGTGCAAGCCCCCTGATAATTTGTTCTACATTACCTGCTTTAGAAATAACCACAACCTCTGCTGCTTTCAGTATAAATATTGTATATAGGGCTGTTGTAAATACTCTCGGCAGGAAGAGTTTTGGTTCTTCCATTATAATCTTCAGGGACTTCTTAAGAATAAGTAAAATTTCCATCGTCTCGAAAACCTTATATATCCACGACTTTAAAAAGTTTACATAGGAAATTCCCGTGAAGGAGGATTTGTATGGTATTCGAGAATATTCTGAAAAGGTTTCAGAGATATCCTTCGAGAAGTTACACCAATCTTGATGATTATTTTGAACTGGAAGTTCAAGAGAGTTATGAAAGGCAAGGTGCTTCTCCAAGATTAATAAAGGTATGTAAACTCAGAAACTTTGCAGATATAAATAGTTCTGCGCGCGATCTGGGTAGTGGTAATGTTGTAATTCTCGATATAAAACCTCTTGCAGAGAGGAGTATAAACGAGTTAAAACTTGCTATAGATGAGATAAAGGAGATAGTTAAAAGCATGAATGGAGATATAGCTGGTTTAAGTGACTATCACCTTATTTTAACCCCACATACCATGAAGATTGAGCGCGGTGAGAAACAAAAAAAAAGCGGTTTTGACGAAGTGATGGAAAACATAAGGAAGAGAACAGGCAATGGGTAGTGTATTATGTCCTGCCTGCAGCTCATCAGGGGTACTGCTTGATTTTCATGTCCACACCATTCCCTACTTTGGTGAGGTAATGGAGAGTATTCTGGTATGTAAAGACTGCAACTACAGGCATGTGGATGTTCAGATACTTGAGAATAAAGAACCCTGCAGGTATATTCTCGAGGTGAGTTGTGAGGAAGGCATGAGTGTAAGAGTTGTACGTTCCAGCATGGGCAGGATAATCATACCCAAGCTCGGAGTTGAAATTTCTCCGGGTGGTGACTCACAGGGTTTCATATCAAATATTGAAGGTGTGCTTGATAGGGTTTCCATGGCAGTGAGGACAGCCACGCACTGGTCAGATGATGAGGAAAAAAAGATGAAGGCAGAAATACTTCTTGGTAGGATAGATGATATTAAGGATGGAAAGGAGAAAGTTACTGTAATTATCGAAGACACATCAGGTAACAGTGCAATAATCTCTGATAAAGCAATAAAGGAGAAAATATGAACTTTTCACCACCGACTGAGAGTGAGTTAGAGTTGATAAGGGAAGGCTCTATGGAATATGGAGCAGACATTCTTAGACCTATCAGGGGAAGAAGCCTTCTTGTTGCGCATGGCAGGAGGGAAGTTTTTCTTGTGTCTGAGGGGGCTGGTAAGCTTATGGAGAATTTAGATGGTGCTTACTGTGCAGGACTCAGCCTAGGGGAAATTAAAGGTAAGAAGTTCAGGCTTGGGCTTGAAGGCGCTTTTCTGATTGCAAGGGAGGCGGCTAACAGAGTTGTGGTGAATGATAAGGGCGAGCAGTTATCTTTATATGGTAGAGATATATTTATAAATTCAGTATTACGATATCCTCCTCTTAAGGAAGGCATGAAGTGCCTTATAGTCAACAGGCATGAGGAACCTCTTGCTCTGGGAATTTTCAGAGGTGGAAGGGTATTTGTAGAGAATGTAAAAGATAGAGGATGGTATTTAAGAAAAGGCGGATAGGAGTTGATGATGTGGTACTTGAAAAAGGTGATTTTGTCAGGATAAGTTATATAGGAAAGATAAAGGATACCGGTGACGTTTTTGATACAACAATCGAAGAAGTGGCTAAAGAAGCAGGAATTTACAGTGACAAGGTGACCTTCAGGTCTGAATCTGTTATTATCGGTGCAGGACATGTTATTAAGGGTCTGGATGAAGCTTTAATAGGCCTTGAGGTTGGAGAGAAGGAGGTAATTGAGGTTCCTCCTGAGAAGGCGTACGGAGTCAGAGACCCGAGTATGGTAAAGACCTACCGTCTCAAAGAGTTCAAGAAGCATGGATTGAAGCCCCATCCCGGTATGACGGTGGATATTGAAGGAAAAAAAGGCAGGGTTCAGAATGTCAGTGCTGGCAGGGTTGTGGTTGATTTTAATTCTGAGCTTGCTGGTAGGGCAGTTACCTATGAAATAAATGTGGAGGAGAAGGTGAATAAGCTTGAGGAAAAGATAAGGCTTCTCATGGAACGCTACTTCTCCTACATTAATGGTAATGATAGCGATATAAAGTGTGAAGGTGAAAAAGCTGTGATTTTTCTGCCAGACGCTGTCAGGCTACACTCGGATGCTTTCGTTGCCAAACAGCTTCTTGCAAATGACATATTTACCCATCTTGAGTTGAAGGAAGTCGAATTCAGGGAGATTTTCAGAAAGGAAGAGGAAGAAAAAGAAGTCAAAGAGGAGGAGGAGGCAGAGGTCAAAGAGGAAAAAGAGGATTAAGTCTTGGGCCTTAAAGTTACTGCAATAAGCTCAAGGCTGAGGGGGCATTTTATTTTTCTATTTACTTCTTCAACAATCACTTTTTCGTTTTTCTCCAGACCTTCTGGTCTGCATCTTATATAATTCTTGCATAGCACATTTATACACTCTACAGGTTCAAAGTTCAGGCTTGCTCTGGGTATAGCTTTCTTTGGCTGAATTGCTGCTTCACTGCTTGCCTCTTCCACCTCGACAACCTTTGCCTTGCCATATATTTTGCATCTGTGCTCAAAGTTGCGTACATCAACAATTATGTACTTTCTACCAGTGACGAGATTTTTAATGCATACGTTGTAGAGAGAGCAGTCTTTACATTTGCTGCTTTCATGATAACTGACAAATTTATAACCTTTTTTTGCATGGGCTTCATCTATTAATGTGATAATTCTCTTCATTCAATCACTCCTGTATATATTGCAGCCTTTTCTGCTTTATCTTTATCAATATTGAGATGTTCGAGTATAGTATATCGATGTGGTTTTATCTTCTTTGCACTGACAAGAGCATCCACAATCAGCCTGCTATCAATATCAAGCTCCTCTGCAGTTGTTGGAGCGCCTATGTTTTTCAGGGCATCTCTTACTGCACACCAGTCTCCCCCATGAAGGTACATCGTCATTATTGACCCTACAGCGCACTGTTCGCCGTGAAGAGCTGGCTTCTCAGCCAGTATGTCCAGAGCATGACTGAACTTGTGCTCTGAGCCTGAGGCAGGTCTTGATGAGCCTGCAATGCTCATGGCAACTCCACATGAAATAAGAGCTTTTATAACTTTTCTGATAGCAGCCTCTCCTCTTTGAGGTATTTCATTTTCTGCATGAACAATAATTTCTGCTGCCATTTCTGACATGGCAATAGAATATTCACTTATCTCTTCATCCTTCACCTGTCTGGCGAGCATCCAGTCTTTTACCGAAGTATACTTTGAGATTACATCGCCGCATCCACTTGCTAATAATCTGTATGGAGAAGATTTTATTATGTCTGTGTCAGCAACAACAGCAATTGGAGGCTCGGCAGCTCTTGAAGTTACTCCTCTACTGTTTTTTATTGAAGCTATTGCACTGGCTATGCCGTCATGGCTTGCTGCTGTGGGAATACTCACAAATTCAAGACCTGCAATTTTCGATGCAAGTTTTGCAACATCTATTACCCTGCCTCCACCGGCAGCAGCAATGAAGTCTGCTTTAATCTTTTTTGAAATATCAACCACATTTTTAACACTTTCTTCACTGGCCTCTCCAATCTTCTCCATCTCAACCTCGAAGTTATCATTCATAAGAGAGGCAAGCCTTCCGCCGGCTATCCTGTAAGTTGTCTCACCAGTTACAATGAGAACTTTTTTTCCCAATCTGAGCTCATCGCATACTTCAGGTACTCTTTCAAGCACATTCTTTCCAATGATTACCTCTCTGGGAAGTTTCATCACCTTTGCTCTCATCGAATTATATTTTATTTATTGAAATATAAAGCTTATTAGAAGTATAATTGTATATTTTCAATATAGTTGAACAATCAAAAAAGAGAAAGAATTAAAATTAAATAAAAAGAAGCCGCTCAGAGCAGCTTGTAGTACTTTTCCAGCTCCCAATCATGGACCTGAACTCTGTATTCGTCCCATTCATCCTTCTTGAGAAGAAGAAGGCTATCAAATACATGGTCGCCCATTGTATTGCGCATAAGTTCGGAATTTTCAAATTCAGACATTGCCTCTCCGAGATTTGCTGGAAGACTGCCTATTCCAAGCTCCTTCTGCCTTGCCTCTGTCATGTGGAAAATGTTCTCTTCTATGGGGTCTGGAATTTCAAGCTTCTCTTTTATTCCAGCAAGACCTGCACTTAGCATGGCAGCAAAGGCAAGGTAAGGGTTACATGCAGGGTCAGGTGATCTGAACTCCATTCTTGTGGCCTTTTCCTTTCCTGGCTTGTAGAGTGGAACTCTTATCATAGCGGACCTGTTCCTTCTTGCCCAGGAGACATAGACAGGAGCTTCATAACCTGGAACAAGTCTCTTATAGGAGTTCACCCACTGGGCGAGAACAAGAGTGATTTCCCTGGCATACTTGAGGCACCCTGCTATATACTGTTTTCCGGTATCTGAGAGGTACCACTTGTCGTCAGCATCAAAGAAGGCATTTTTACCGTCTAATGTAAATAGACTCTGGTGTGTATGCATTCCTGAGCCATTCTCTCCGAAGATTGGCTTGGGCATGAAAGTACCATATAAATCATTCTGGCTTGCTATTGCCTTTACAGCCATCCTGTAAGATAGAGCATTATCAGCCATGGTTAAGGCATCGGTATAGCGCAGGTCAATTTCATGCTGACTTGGAGCTACTTCGTGGTGGGAGTACTCCACCCTTATATTCATCGATTCAAGGGCAAATATAATCTGCCTTCTAACATCTTCGGCAGTGTCAAGAGGTAATAAGTCAAAGTATCCGCCTAAATCTGTGACCTCGGGACTTTCCATAGATTTGAATAAAAAGAACTCAAGTTCTGGACCCACATTCATTGTGTAACCCATTTTCTTTGCATCTTCAACAGTACGCTTGAGTGTATATCTGGGGTCACCTTCAAACGGTCTTCCTTCAGGAGTGAGAATATCGCAAACTATCCTGCCCACCTTTTTATCCTGGGGTCTCCATGGTAGCAGTGTAAATGTATCAAGGTCTGGCATGGCTATCATGTCGCTCTCATGAATTGGCGTATAACCAAGAATGGAGCTTCCATCAAAACCCATACCCTCGTCTATGGCTGTTTCCAGCTCTCTTGCAGGTATTGCAAAGCTTTTCAACACTCCCAGAACATCTGTAAACTGAAACTTCACAAAAGCTACATCTTTCTTCTCTACTATGTTAAAAATCTTCTGTTTTTTCTCCTCTAAGCTGCTCATTGAAATACCTCCTGTTAATCTATTTCAATCTATTTTTTCAGTAGTATTACTAAATATACAACCCTTTATAAAGCTATTTAAGAGGTGTTATGAAATTTTATGAAAATTCTGATTTGAGTAATATATGATGACAGGCTTTATATACTTAACATGATAATGATATCATATGATACCTTGGTCATTTTTAATGTGGCCGACCATGTAGCGGGTGATTATCATGAAAAGGCTTATGGAGCAAATCGGAGAAGCGGTGAGAGGTCGGATAGGGGAGGCAGAATTAAGCCACCTTGAGAACGAAATCCGGAAATGCATACTGAGGGGGTTTGCGAGAGGAGGCAGAGCCCCTGCCCCTGAAGAAATTGCGGCAGAGCTGGTTCTGCCCATTGACACAGTCAGCAAAACTATAGAAAAGCTTGGAAATGCCGACATTCTGCTGAGTAAAGGAGGTCATATTATATCCGCGTATCCTTTCTCAGCTGTTGAAACGCGTCACAGGGTGATTTTTGAGGATGGGCATGAGGTCTATGCTCTCTGCGCCACCGACGCTCTTGGTATTCACTTCATGCTGGGTGATAATATAACCATACTCTCAAGATGCCCGGAATGCGAAGATGAGATTAGAATTGTAGTCAAGGAGGGCAGGATAACCTCTGCAACCCCTGAGGATGCTGTTGAATTTGTTGGTGATAGGGAGAGGTGCGGATGCACAGCGGAAACCATGTGCCCTTTCATCAACTTCTTCTGCTCCCAGGAGCATCTGGAGGCGTGGAGATTGAAAAATTTAGAATACAGAGATGGGGAGATTTATTCACCAAACGAAGCCTTGGAATACGGCAGGTCTATATTTGGAGATTTTGTAAAATAATTGCGAAAGTTTTATATAATTTATATGATACTCTAATCATATGATGTATGAATCATTCAAACTCTTCGCAGGCGTGCTATCCAACCGTACCCGCTTCGACATAGTGATGCTGCTCATGAAGAAGGAGATGAGCGTTCTTGAGCTGTGCAGTGAGAGCGGTTATGAGCAGAGCAGGGTATCTCACAACCTCAGGTGTCTCCTCAACTGCGGTTTTGTTGATGTGGAACAGCAGGGCAGGAGGCGTGTTTACAGCCTTAACCATGAAATGAAGGATTTAATATCAGGAATGGAAAATCATATCCAGCTTTATGAAGTCAGGCTGAGAAAGTGCGATATTCTGAGGGAGGAGGGCATAACTTCTATCAGGGTGGAAAGATGAAAGGCAGAAAATTAAATCCTGTACTTATTCTGTTCATTTTAGTTGCAGTTTTTTTTGTAGTTTATAATCTGTATCCTTTATTCGGTGGAAATAACCCTGGAGAATTAAAAAATTTGAATAACCAGTCATACAGCAGCAAAACACCTGTAATTTACTACTTCTGGCTCCAGTGCACGGAGTGCGAGTCGACAAATAAGGCAGTGTCGGAAGCTGCTGAACATTACAGGGGGAAAATTGAATTTAGATTGATAAATGTAGTAACAAACAAGAATGCTAAATCTATTGCAAATATGTTTGGTGTGAAATATGTCCCATACCTTGTATTTTTAGACGGGAATGGAAATCTACTGAAGAAAAAGGGTGGAGAAACGAGTTACAGGGAAATTACAGAAATTATAGAAAATCTGTATCCCAAAGTTAAGGAAGGATGAAATGGGAGATAAAAAGAAAAAGCGTGGCATAATTGTAGCAGCAGGTGGATTGATTGGTCTGATTACTGCCTCAGCCTGCTGCCTGCCTGTGGTTGCCGTGCTACTGGGTGGTCTTGGTGGAATAAGTCTCGTTATTGCAATTGCAACATACAAGCTGCCTTTAACTCTCCTGGGAATAGGTCTTATACTGTTGAGCCTGTGGTACTATATGAGAGAGGATAAATGTGAGAAGTGTAATCTCGAAAAGGAGGTAAAAAAATGAAATTTGAAATAGAGGTGATGGCTGAGAAGGTTTGCAAAAGGTGTGAAACAGAGGGTATGAAAGTTGTACCTCTAACTCTGGGGGTGCATGTAAAGGAGGAGTATTGGGACAAAATAGACGAGGACTTTTACTTCTGTCCTTCACAGGAGTGCGATGTGGTGTACTTCAACAATGTTAAGGATGTTTACCTCACAGAGGCTGAGGTTAAAACAAGGGTAGGAATTAAAGAAGATTCTGAGCCAAAGCCTCTGTGTTATTGCAACAGGGTTACGGATGAAATGCTCAGGAAGGCGATTATCGAGGAGAAGTGCTGTTCCACTCTCGAGGGTGTTCAGGAGGTTACGAATGCGGGGAAGGGCAGGTGGTGCCTGACAACAAATCCCTCTGGCAGGTGCTGCGAGTGGTATCTCAAGGATATAATAAACTCATATCTGAGTCAGGTGGAGGTTGAAGCTTCGGAGGATGTGAAGAAGGAGAAAGCTTTGAAGAGGCTGGTGCTGAAGGTTACAGGAATGACATGTCAGGGCTGCGTGGGAGTTGTCAGGGGTAACCTGGAGAGTGTGGGAGCAGGCAAAGTCAGAGTGTCTCTCAGCGGGGGTAAGGCAGAGATGCTTGTGCCTCAGAGTGATAGCGCTGAAAAGTTTGTGAAGGCTGTCAGGAATGCCGGGTATGAGGCAGAGGTTGTGGGAAGGTGAGTTTGTAAAAGTATGGGGGTTGTACTACTAACTATATTTGAATGTAAAGAGGAGCACTGACTAAAATAGTATTTGAAGAGAATATAATAGAAAGGAGTAGAAATGCTTATAAAACCAGGTATAAAAATATAATGGAACTGGGTGTAAAATAATGTTTATAATAAAGTCTCTGGCCCTCTTTGTCCTTGCAGGTCTTGCTGAGATTGGAGGTGGATATCTTGTGTGGCAGTGGTATCGAGAGAGTCACAGCATTTATATTGGTGTCCTGGGTGCCATAATCCTTGTGCTTTACGGCATAATTCCCACCTTCCAGCCTGCCAGTTTCGGCAGGGTATATGCTGCTTATGGCGGTATCTTCATCGTTATGGCCATATTATGGGGCTGGATGATAGATAAAAAGCCTCCTGATATCTTTGAACTAATAGGTGGGGGTATATGCGTGATTGGAGTATTCATAATAATGTACTGGCCAAGGTGATCAACTCCTCCGTTGTTAATGAGAGAAATGGATAACCATGACAGGATTATTTACCAGTGAAACTGAGATGAACAAGCCATTCAATTTAGCCCTCTACTATTTAAATACTTTTTAAATGGTTACATCTCAGAATAATTTGAGTATTTAAATACTTTATAAATGGAGGTAACACCCCAATGAGCAATGTAAAAATTGAGAATGTCGTTGCTTCAACATCTCTTGGACAAAAGTTTGACTTAGGATTGATAACAGTCAGTCTTGACAAAGTTGAGTATGAGCCTGAACGGTTTCCTGGTCTGGTTTATCATCTGGATGAGCCAAAGGCTGCAGCTTTGATTTTCGGTTCAGGTAAGATAGTATGCACTGGAGCTAAGAGCATTGAACAAGCCACTCTTGCTATTAAGAGGACAATTGAAAAGATAAAAGGCGCAGGTATAGATATAAAGGCTGAGCCTGAGGTTGTAGTTCAGAATGTTGTGGCAACAGCCAATCTCCATGCTGAGCTTAATCTTGATGCTATTGCAATAGCTCTTGATAATACAGAATATGAGCCAGAGCAATTCCCTGGTCTTGTGTATAGAATGAGTAAACCAAAAGTTGTACTCCTGCTCTTCGGTTCAGGAAAGATGGTATGTACCGGTGCCAAAAGTGTAAATGACGCTGAGATGGCAACTGAGAATGTCAAAAAAACCCTTCAGGAGCTGGGTTTAATATAGGGCGAGAGCATGGCAATTTCAGATTACGACTATAATACTTTGCTGGAAAAAGCATATGAAGAGCTTCCCGAGAAGGTTAAGGAGCATTCCCGTTTTGAGCCGCCTGTAATATCTTCTATAGTTCAGGGCAAGCTGACAGTGATTCAGAATCTCAGCGAGGTTGCCAAGGCCATAAACAGAACCCCTGACATGCTCACAAAATGGCTTCTAAGGGAGCTGGGTACCTCT
The archaeon BMS3Bbin15 genome window above contains:
- the fkpB_1 gene encoding FKBP-type 16 kDa peptidyl-prolyl cis-trans isomerase codes for the protein MVFKKRRIGVDDVVLEKGDFVRISYIGKIKDTGDVFDTTIEEVAKEAGIYSDKVTFRSESVIIGAGHVIKGLDEALIGLEVGEKEVIEVPPEKAYGVRDPSMVKTYRLKEFKKHGLKPHPGMTVDIEGKKGRVQNVSAGRVVVDFNSELAGRAVTYEINVEEKVNKLEEKIRLLMERYFSYINGNDSDIKCEGEKAVIFLPDAVRLHSDAFVAKQLLANDIFTHLELKEVEFREIFRKEEEEKEVKEEEEAEVKEEKED
- a CDS encoding ZPR1 zinc-finger domain protein, yielding MGSVLCPACSSSGVLLDFHVHTIPYFGEVMESILVCKDCNYRHVDVQILENKEPCRYILEVSCEEGMSVRVVRSSMGRIIIPKLGVEISPGGDSQGFISNIEGVLDRVSMAVRTATHWSDDEEKKMKAEILLGRIDDIKDGKEKVTVIIEDTSGNSAIISDKAIKEKI
- a CDS encoding copper exporting ATPase, with the translated sequence MKFEIEVMAEKVCKRCETEGMKVVPLTLGVHVKEEYWDKIDEDFYFCPSQECDVVYFNNVKDVYLTEAEVKTRVGIKEDSEPKPLCYCNRVTDEMLRKAIIEEKCCSTLEGVQEVTNAGKGRWCLTTNPSGRCCEWYLKDIINSYLSQVEVEASEDVKKEKALKRLVLKVTGMTCQGCVGVVRGNLESVGAGKVRVSLSGGKAEMLVPQSDSAEKFVKAVRNAGYEAEVVGR
- the merB gene encoding alkylmercury lyase encodes the protein MEQIGEAVRGRIGEAELSHLENEIRKCILRGFARGGRAPAPEEIAAELVLPIDTVSKTIEKLGNADILLSKGGHIISAYPFSAVETRHRVIFEDGHEVYALCATDALGIHFMLGDNITILSRCPECEDEIRIVVKEGRITSATPEDAVEFVGDRERCGCTAETMCPFINFFCSQEHLEAWRLKNLEYRDGEIYSPNEALEYGRSIFGDFVK
- the glnA gene encoding glutamine synthetase, encoding MSSLEEKKQKIFNIVEKKDVAFVKFQFTDVLGVLKSFAIPARELETAIDEGMGFDGSSILGYTPIHESDMIAMPDLDTFTLLPWRPQDKKVGRIVCDILTPEGRPFEGDPRYTLKRTVEDAKKMGYTMNVGPELEFFLFKSMESPEVTDLGGYFDLLPLDTAEDVRRQIIFALESMNIRVEYSHHEVAPSQHEIDLRYTDALTMADNALSYRMAVKAIASQNDLYGTFMPKPIFGENGSGMHTHQSLFTLDGKNAFFDADDKWYLSDTGKQYIAGCLKYAREITLVLAQWVNSYKRLVPGYEAPVYVSWARRNRSAMIRVPLYKPGKEKATRMEFRSPDPACNPYLAFAAMLSAGLAGIKEKLEIPDPIEENIFHMTEARQKELGIGSLPANLGEAMSEFENSELMRNTMGDHVFDSLLLLKKDEWDEYRVQVHDWELEKYYKLL
- the egsA_1 gene encoding glycerol-1-phosphate dehydrogenase [NAD(P)+]; its protein translation is MKLPREVIIGKNVLERVPEVCDELRLGKKVLIVTGETTYRIAGGRLASLMNDNFEVEMEKIGEASEESVKNVVDISKKIKADFIAAAGGGRVIDVAKLASKIAGLEFVSIPTAASHDGIASAIASIKNSRGVTSRAAEPPIAVVADTDIIKSSPYRLLASGCGDVISKYTSVKDWMLARQVKDEEISEYSIAMSEMAAEIIVHAENEIPQRGEAAIRKVIKALISCGVAMSIAGSSRPASGSEHKFSHALDILAEKPALHGEQCAVGSIMTMYLHGGDWCAVRDALKNIGAPTTAEELDIDSRLIVDALVSAKKIKPHRYTILEHLNIDKDKAEKAAIYTGVIE
- a CDS encoding transcription factor; this translates as MSNVKIENVVASTSLGQKFDLGLITVSLDKVEYEPERFPGLVYHLDEPKAAALIFGSGKIVCTGAKSIEQATLAIKRTIEKIKGAGIDIKAEPEVVVQNVVATANLHAELNLDAIAIALDNTEYEPEQFPGLVYRMSKPKVVLLLFGSGKMVCTGAKSVNDAEMATENVKKTLQELGLI
- a CDS encoding DNA-binding transcriptional repressor ArsR; the encoded protein is MMYESFKLFAGVLSNRTRFDIVMLLMKKEMSVLELCSESGYEQSRVSHNLRCLLNCGFVDVEQQGRRRVYSLNHEMKDLISGMENHIQLYEVRLRKCDILREEGITSIRVER
- a CDS encoding thioredoxin — translated: MKGRKLNPVLILFILVAVFFVVYNLYPLFGGNNPGELKNLNNQSYSSKTPVIYYFWLQCTECESTNKAVSEAAEHYRGKIEFRLINVVTNKNAKSIANMFGVKYVPYLVFLDGNGNLLKKKGGETSYREITEIIENLYPKVKEG